TTGAGCGATTTCAGCTGTTACCTTACCAGCATCCTGCAGGATCTCTAAGTCAGTCGCAGCGATGAACCGATTGAGGCGTGTTTCCCAGTCGTTCATGGTCATTGGAATCTTCCGTAGCGCCATGCTTTCTGCAAGGTCGAGGTAGGCAGACACTAGGCGTTGGAGTTGCGCCATCTCATCTTCTGTAAGGTAGTTCTTTGCCACGCCTACGTCGAACTTCTGGATCTTACCGGACGGTGCGTCCTTCCATGTGGTTAGGCCCATGTGCTCTTTTTGTGCGCTTGCACGTGCGACGATCACTTCTGCCGCTGTATGGCCATGAATGGCCCAGTGCAATTTGTTCTGAACGGTGGCGAAGAAGCGTTTCGTTGATGTGGCAGTAACGTCGTAGTCGATGGAAGTCGAGTAGATGTCTGTGATCTTCTGGTAGAACTTTCGTTCACTCAGTCGGATCTCCCTGATCCTTTCGAGCTGACGTTCAAAGAACTCATCCGTGAGGGTGCCGCCTTGTTTTAGGCGTTCGGCATCCATGGTCCAGCCCTGGATCGTGTAATCCTTGACGATCCTATTGGCCCATTTGCGGAATTGGACGGCGCGCTCGTTCTCGATCTTGAAACCGACCGCGATGATCGCCTGCAGGCTATAGTGCTTCGTCTGGTAATTTTTGCCGTCCGTCGCAGTTATTAAGTACTGCTTAACAACTGAAACTTCCTGCAGTTCATTATCGCTGAAAATGCGTTTCAGATGCTGGTTGATCGCCGGGACCGAGACATCGTAGAGCGTAGCCATCATCTTCTGGGTGAGCCAGATATTCTCATCTTCGTAGCGCATTTCAACGCTGGCTTCAGAGTCGCCTCCAGCCGCCACAAACGTCAGATACTCCGCCGCTGAAGAACGCACGATAGAAACTTCCGTTTTCCCTCTGGTGCTACCGCTGCGAGATTGTTTGGTCTTACTCATGTTTCCGAAACTCAAATGGCCACAAACATCCTACCTCTCAACTTACAATGGGTCGCCTTACCTTCCACGCCTGCGCCGCCGTACTTCCCATGACTCCGCGGAGTTTCAGCCTCTTCCACCGCAGCTGCGATCTCCTCAAACCGGAGCCTCTTCAGCTTCTTCATTTCCAAGACTCCCAGCCGCACCGACTTCTGTTCTCCGAACCACTCATTGAGCTGCGATGTTGCGCAAACAAGGAAGAACCATTGCGAGAGATCCAGAGGGTCGGCCTTCTGTCGATCCAGTTCTTCGAACACGCAGAACACATAGACATCGGCCGATCTAATAGACGCCGTTGAATATGCGTTCGTTGTCGCATCCCACCCTGACTTTGGAGCGATATCAAACGCGATCGTACTCGGCTTCTTTTGC
This region of Ignavibacteria bacterium genomic DNA includes:
- a CDS encoding virulence RhuM family protein, whose protein sequence is MSKTKQSRSGSTRGKTEVSIVRSSAAEYLTFVAAGGDSEASVEMRYEDENIWLTQKMMATLYDVSVPAINQHLKRIFSDNELQEVSVVKQYLITATDGKNYQTKHYSLQAIIAVGFKIENERAVQFRKWANRIVKDYTIQGWTMDAERLKQGGTLTDEFFERQLERIREIRLSERKFYQKITDIYSTSIDYDVTATSTKRFFATVQNKLHWAIHGHTAAEVIVARASAQKEHMGLTTWKDAPSGKIQKFDVGVAKNYLTEDEMAQLQRLVSAYLDLAESMALRKIPMTMNDWETRLNRFIAATDLEILQDAGKVTAEIAQAHAESEFEKYRIVQDRLFESDFDRLLGIANSE